A part of Gemmatimonas groenlandica genomic DNA contains:
- the rbfA gene encoding 30S ribosome-binding factor RbfA — MGEPRRPDRVAESIREQVATFLAEGAKDPRIRGFVTVTAVEMTRDLRHANVFVSVMGDEAAIKATFEGLGSVASHLRSMLGKTLRLRNAPEIHFKADESIAHASRIEQLLAQIRTDRDAVATEAVDAAVDDAAGNSDAAAGEDTGPPDSLQANT, encoded by the coding sequence ATGGGCGAACCGCGGCGACCTGACCGCGTTGCCGAATCGATTCGCGAACAAGTGGCGACCTTCCTTGCCGAAGGCGCCAAGGATCCGCGAATTCGTGGCTTCGTCACCGTGACCGCGGTGGAGATGACACGCGACCTTCGGCACGCCAACGTGTTCGTGAGCGTGATGGGAGACGAGGCGGCTATCAAGGCCACCTTCGAAGGACTTGGCAGCGTCGCGTCGCACCTGCGTTCCATGCTGGGGAAGACGCTGCGCTTGCGGAACGCGCCGGAGATTCATTTCAAGGCCGACGAGAGCATTGCGCATGCCTCGCGCATCGAACAGCTCTTGGCACAGATTCGCACCGATCGCGATGCCGTGGCCACCGAGGCCGTGGACGCTGCGGTCGACGACGCGGCGGGAAACAGTGACGCGGCGGCCGGGGAAGACACCGGCCCGCCGGATTCATTGCAAGCGAACACATGA
- the truB gene encoding tRNA pseudouridine(55) synthase TruB, whose amino-acid sequence MITSGLLYVDKPAGMTSHDVVSVVRRAARSKRVGHAGTLDPFATGLLVLAVNSATRLLPYVVGEPKVYDAVIRFGFETDTDDRTGDVTREAMSPPAELLADAGASPLCDAIAALTGRVAQVPPAFSAKHVNGERAYAMARRGEVVELPPVEVHVLGWEWLASTPDSLTVRITCGGGTYIRALARDLGRALGSAAHCESLRRMASGAAHVADATTLEQLEPGSILEGRVLLRSPLSALGAIAHESLDEPGLAALRVGRRIPAMKPGERGALLWHDTVVAIAERVSGDWWQPRVVMLGDEASA is encoded by the coding sequence ATGATCACGTCAGGATTGCTCTATGTCGACAAGCCGGCGGGAATGACCTCGCACGATGTCGTCAGTGTCGTGCGACGCGCGGCCCGCTCCAAGCGGGTCGGGCATGCCGGCACGCTCGACCCGTTCGCCACAGGGCTACTCGTGTTGGCGGTCAATTCTGCCACGCGCCTGCTGCCGTATGTCGTAGGCGAGCCGAAAGTGTACGACGCGGTGATTCGCTTCGGGTTCGAAACGGACACCGACGATCGCACCGGTGACGTCACCCGGGAAGCGATGTCCCCCCCCGCCGAACTGCTCGCCGATGCCGGGGCATCGCCACTATGCGATGCGATCGCCGCGCTCACCGGCCGGGTGGCACAGGTGCCGCCCGCCTTCTCCGCCAAGCACGTCAACGGCGAACGCGCCTACGCCATGGCACGACGCGGGGAAGTGGTTGAGCTACCGCCCGTCGAGGTGCATGTCCTCGGGTGGGAGTGGCTCGCGAGCACGCCGGATTCGCTCACCGTACGCATCACCTGCGGTGGCGGGACGTACATCCGCGCGCTCGCCCGTGATCTTGGGCGCGCGCTCGGCAGCGCCGCGCACTGTGAGAGTCTACGGCGCATGGCGAGCGGCGCCGCGCACGTCGCCGATGCCACCACGCTCGAGCAGCTCGAGCCGGGAAGTATTCTCGAGGGCCGCGTGCTGTTACGCTCACCATTGTCGGCCCTCGGCGCGATCGCGCATGAATCTCTCGACGAACCGGGCCTGGCCGCGCTGCGCGTGGGCCGCCGGATTCCGGCGATGAAGCCTGGCGAGCGAGGGGCGCTGCTCTGGCATGACACGGTCGTCGCCATCGCCGAGCGCGTCAGCGGAGACTGGTGGCAGCCGCGTGTCGTCATGCTCGGTGACGAGGCGTCGGCATGA